The Pseudomonas eucalypticola genome has a window encoding:
- a CDS encoding DUF2339 domain-containing protein — translation MQWVLLLLGLALGGAFDESIEGALVGGLLGWCLGQALRLGSLARRSDQQALELEQARQALTAVQARLDALEGAVATPQPLPEATAPESALQWDLVAEPVPAEAPAFATADTVAAEPARPQEPDIFSTVFGAARDWLLGGNTVLRVGLVLLFLGLAFLLRYATENVAVPIELRYAGVATSALALLGLGWWLRFKRRGYGLLLQGAGVAVLYLTIFAAMRVHSLIDPGPAMGLLVAVTLCSAILAVLQDALGLACAAALGGFAAPILASTGAGSHVALFSYFALLNAGILAIAWFKAWRLLNLIGFVGTFGIGFAWGTRAYTPDLFWSTEPFLVLFFLMYLAIGLLFARRTLLDSPAPPADADRATLVRWAARQGDYVHGSILFGPPLVGFGLQWALVRHLEFGAAFSALSLGAIYMVLAWLLARRAPPRATLLTETCLALGVIFTSLAIPLGLDAQWTTAAWAVEGAGLYWLGLRQQRRLACWFALLLQAEAGYFCLQGFGHAFSYTPTGELGFSAALIGIAGLVCAWRQHAERQVSLLATGLLVWGGIWWVLACLAGVPLLVRWAWEMAALLVAFSASTALASFLAARLRWPGLAHLAMALAPLATLVLLGNWHAGFNPARDLGWLAWPVFFVVHFWALRRLAPWLGARVLTASHVLGAWLLVSLLAMQLSHGLGQLSGYYNAWRWLGWAVFPALYLLVVASPRQWPWPLGPHEQAYRWWAGWPLALVMVAWVWLANVFSDGSAEPLPYLPVANPLELGLLLVLYAVFVWARSVDGPIQRLRVRGPVGWILGGTLFAVLTAMVMRTAHHYAGVPYQLDTLLGSMLVQASLSIVWTLVALGLMIGGHLRARRYIWLVGAALIGLVVAKLFFVELSNHGGLARIVSFIGVGVLLLVVGYFAPLPPRRIEGAAGGNT, via the coding sequence ATGCAATGGGTACTTTTGCTCCTGGGCCTTGCGCTGGGCGGGGCTTTCGATGAGTCCATCGAAGGCGCGCTGGTGGGTGGCCTCCTGGGTTGGTGCCTGGGGCAGGCATTGCGCCTGGGTAGCCTGGCGCGCCGCAGCGACCAGCAGGCACTGGAGCTTGAGCAGGCCCGGCAGGCCCTGACGGCGGTGCAGGCACGCCTGGATGCGCTCGAAGGCGCGGTGGCCACGCCACAGCCCCTGCCAGAGGCCACCGCCCCTGAATCCGCGTTGCAATGGGACCTGGTTGCCGAGCCCGTGCCTGCCGAGGCGCCGGCATTCGCCACAGCCGATACCGTGGCCGCCGAGCCTGCGCGCCCGCAGGAGCCCGATATCTTCAGCACGGTCTTCGGCGCGGCCCGCGACTGGCTGCTGGGCGGCAATACCGTGCTGCGCGTGGGCCTGGTACTGCTGTTCCTGGGGTTGGCCTTTCTGTTGCGTTATGCCACTGAGAACGTCGCGGTACCCATTGAACTGCGCTACGCCGGCGTCGCGACCAGCGCACTGGCGCTGCTGGGCCTGGGCTGGTGGCTGCGGTTCAAGCGGCGTGGTTACGGCCTGCTGCTGCAAGGGGCTGGCGTGGCGGTGCTGTACCTGACCATCTTTGCCGCCATGCGCGTGCACTCTTTGATAGACCCGGGGCCTGCCATGGGCCTACTGGTGGCCGTGACGCTTTGCTCGGCGATCCTGGCGGTATTGCAGGACGCCCTGGGCCTGGCCTGCGCGGCGGCCCTGGGTGGCTTCGCCGCACCCATTCTGGCGTCGACAGGGGCCGGCAGCCATGTGGCCTTGTTCAGCTACTTCGCTCTGCTCAACGCCGGTATCCTGGCCATTGCCTGGTTCAAGGCCTGGCGCCTGTTGAACCTGATCGGCTTCGTGGGCACCTTCGGCATTGGCTTTGCGTGGGGCACGCGCGCCTATACCCCCGATCTGTTCTGGAGCACCGAGCCGTTCCTGGTTCTGTTCTTCCTGATGTACCTGGCCATCGGCCTGTTGTTCGCCCGCCGTACCCTGCTGGACAGCCCGGCGCCGCCCGCTGACGCCGACCGGGCGACACTGGTGCGATGGGCGGCACGCCAGGGTGACTATGTGCACGGCAGCATCCTGTTCGGGCCGCCGTTGGTGGGGTTCGGCTTGCAGTGGGCGCTGGTTCGTCATCTTGAATTCGGTGCCGCTTTCAGTGCACTGAGCCTTGGCGCCATCTACATGGTCCTGGCCTGGCTGTTGGCCCGCCGGGCGCCACCGCGGGCGACATTGCTCACCGAAACCTGCCTGGCCCTGGGAGTGATCTTCACCAGCCTGGCGATTCCCCTGGGCCTGGATGCCCAGTGGACCACGGCTGCCTGGGCGGTGGAAGGGGCAGGGCTATATTGGCTGGGCTTGCGCCAGCAGCGTCGCCTGGCGTGCTGGTTCGCGCTGCTGTTGCAGGCGGAGGCAGGCTATTTCTGTTTGCAAGGCTTCGGACACGCTTTCTCCTATACCCCCACTGGCGAACTGGGGTTCAGTGCCGCGTTGATCGGTATCGCCGGGCTGGTCTGTGCCTGGCGCCAGCACGCAGAGCGCCAGGTCAGCCTCCTGGCCACAGGGTTGCTGGTCTGGGGCGGTATCTGGTGGGTGCTGGCGTGCCTGGCAGGCGTGCCGCTGCTGGTGCGCTGGGCATGGGAAATGGCCGCGTTGCTGGTGGCCTTCAGCGCCAGTACCGCACTGGCCAGCTTCCTGGCCGCGCGCCTGCGCTGGCCAGGCTTGGCGCACTTGGCGATGGCCCTGGCACCCTTGGCGACGCTGGTGTTGCTGGGCAACTGGCATGCGGGCTTCAACCCGGCACGTGACTTGGGCTGGCTGGCGTGGCCGGTGTTTTTCGTCGTGCACTTCTGGGCCTTGCGCCGCCTGGCGCCATGGCTGGGGGCGCGAGTGCTGACGGCCAGCCATGTGCTGGGTGCCTGGCTGCTGGTCTCGCTTCTGGCCATGCAGCTGAGCCATGGCCTGGGGCAGTTGTCGGGTTACTACAACGCTTGGCGCTGGCTGGGCTGGGCGGTGTTCCCGGCGCTGTACCTGCTGGTGGTCGCCAGTCCACGGCAGTGGCCGTGGCCGCTGGGTCCTCACGAGCAGGCGTACCGTTGGTGGGCCGGTTGGCCATTGGCACTGGTGATGGTCGCGTGGGTATGGCTGGCGAACGTCTTCAGCGATGGTTCTGCCGAGCCATTGCCCTACCTGCCAGTCGCCAACCCGCTGGAGTTGGGCCTGTTGCTGGTGCTCTATGCGGTGTTCGTCTGGGCCCGCAGCGTGGACGGGCCCATTCAGCGCCTGCGTGTGCGTGGTCCGGTGGGCTGGATACTCGGGGGCACGCTGTTTGCTGTGCTCACGGCCATGGTCATGCGCACTGCCCACCATTACGCTGGTGTGCCGTATCAGCTCGACACGCTGCTGGGCTCCATGCTGGTGCAGGCCAGCCTGTCGATTGTCTGGACCCTGGTGGCCCTGGGGTTGATGATTGGCGGCCACCTGCGCGCACGCCGCTATATCTGGCTGGTGGGGGCGGCCCTGATCGGGCTGGTGGTGGCAAAACTGTTTTTCGTCGAACTGAGCAACCATGGGGGGCTGGCTCGGATCGTTTCGTTCATTGGGGTGGGCGTGCTGTTGCTGGTGGTGGGTTATTTCGCCCCGCTGCCGCCACGGCGTATCGAAGGGGCGGCAGGGGGCAATACCTGA
- the thiI gene encoding tRNA uracil 4-sulfurtransferase ThiI gives MKLIVKVFPEITIKSRPVRKNFIRQLAKNIRVVLRELDPKLVVEGVWDNLTVVTRVEDAKIQREMIERLRCVPGITHFLQVDEYPLGEMDDLVEQCRKHFGDQLPGKMFAVRCKRAGKHTFTSMDVDRYVGSQLRRLCGAAGIELKNPDVEVRLEIRDKRVFIIHSQHQGIGGYPLGSLEQTLVLMSGGFDSTVAAYQMMRRGLMTHFCFFNLGGRAHELGVMEVAHFLWKKYGSSQRVLFISIPFEEVVGELLSKVDNSHMGVILKRMMLRAASRMADRLQIDALVTGEAISQVSSQTLPNLSVISAATDKLLLRPLLASHKQDIIDQANEIGTADFAKHMPEYCGVISVNPTTKAKPHRVAHEEQQFDMAVLERALERAKLVSIDNVIDELGQDIEIEEVGQALAGQVIIDIRHPDAQEDEPLELEGIEVKALPFYALNSRFKELDPTRQYLLYCDKGVMSRLHAHHLLSEGHANVRVYRPS, from the coding sequence ATGAAACTAATCGTAAAAGTCTTCCCAGAGATCACCATCAAGAGCCGGCCGGTTCGCAAGAACTTCATCCGCCAGCTCGCCAAGAACATCCGCGTCGTGCTCCGTGAACTGGACCCGAAGCTGGTGGTCGAGGGCGTGTGGGACAACCTCACGGTCGTCACCCGCGTCGAAGATGCGAAGATCCAGCGCGAAATGATCGAGCGCCTGCGCTGCGTGCCGGGTATCACCCATTTCCTTCAGGTGGACGAATACCCCCTGGGCGAAATGGATGACCTGGTCGAGCAGTGCCGCAAGCATTTCGGCGACCAGTTGCCAGGCAAGATGTTCGCCGTGCGCTGCAAGCGCGCCGGCAAGCACACCTTCACTTCCATGGACGTCGACCGCTACGTGGGCAGCCAACTGCGCCGCCTGTGCGGTGCTGCCGGCATCGAGCTGAAGAACCCTGACGTCGAAGTGCGCCTGGAAATCCGCGACAAGCGCGTGTTCATCATTCACAGCCAGCACCAGGGCATCGGCGGCTACCCTTTGGGTTCGCTGGAGCAGACCCTGGTACTGATGTCCGGTGGTTTCGACTCCACCGTGGCCGCCTACCAGATGATGCGCCGCGGCCTGATGACCCACTTCTGCTTCTTCAATCTGGGCGGCCGTGCACACGAGCTGGGCGTGATGGAAGTCGCGCATTTCCTGTGGAAGAAGTACGGCAGTTCCCAGCGCGTGCTGTTCATCAGCATCCCGTTCGAGGAAGTGGTGGGCGAGCTGTTGAGCAAGGTCGACAACAGCCACATGGGCGTGATTCTCAAGCGCATGATGCTGCGCGCTGCCAGCCGGATGGCCGATCGTCTGCAAATTGATGCCCTGGTGACCGGCGAAGCCATCTCGCAAGTGTCGAGCCAGACGCTTCCGAACCTGTCCGTCATCAGCGCGGCAACCGACAAGCTGCTGCTGCGTCCATTGCTTGCCAGCCATAAGCAGGACATCATTGACCAGGCCAACGAAATCGGCACCGCCGACTTCGCCAAGCACATGCCTGAATATTGCGGGGTGATTTCGGTCAACCCCACCACCAAGGCCAAGCCCCACCGCGTCGCCCATGAAGAACAGCAGTTCGACATGGCCGTGCTGGAGCGGGCCCTGGAACGCGCCAAGCTGGTCTCCATCGACAACGTGATCGATGAACTGGGCCAGGATATCGAGATCGAGGAAGTCGGCCAGGCACTGGCTGGCCAGGTGATCATCGACATCCGTCATCCGGACGCCCAGGAAGACGAGCCCCTTGAACTCGAAGGCATCGAGGTCAAGGCACTGCCGTTCTATGCACTGAACAGCCGTTTCAAGGAACTGGACCCCACCCGTCAGTACCTGCTGTATTGCGACAAAGGCGTGATGAGTCGCCTGCATGCCCACCACTTGCTCAGTGAGGGACATGCCAATGTGCGCGTTTATCGACCGAGCTAA
- a CDS encoding chorismate mutase, which produces MPPFISRTLLLCTAAFTLPAFADAPATLAPLLDSVAQRLEVAPKVALTKWDSHKPVLDAPRERDVIAGAGKLAADYKLDGALAEQFFAAQIEANKLVQYSLLSQWNQQGSAPGTPRADLAKEIRPQLDVLQKQLLERLAAFAPSRTDAQCPRWLAAAIGARKADPLQHQALVRATGELCSAPS; this is translated from the coding sequence ATGCCCCCTTTCATTTCCCGCACCCTGCTGCTGTGCACCGCAGCCTTCACCCTGCCCGCCTTTGCCGATGCCCCGGCCACCCTTGCACCGCTGCTCGATAGCGTGGCGCAACGCCTGGAGGTAGCGCCCAAGGTGGCCCTGACCAAATGGGACAGCCATAAGCCAGTGCTCGATGCGCCCCGCGAACGGGACGTGATCGCTGGCGCCGGCAAACTCGCCGCCGACTACAAGCTGGACGGCGCCCTGGCCGAGCAGTTCTTCGCCGCGCAGATCGAAGCCAACAAGCTGGTGCAATACAGCCTGCTGTCGCAATGGAACCAGCAAGGCAGTGCGCCCGGCACGCCACGCGCAGACCTGGCCAAGGAGATCCGCCCGCAACTGGATGTGCTGCAGAAACAACTGCTGGAACGCCTGGCCGCGTTCGCCCCATCGCGCACAGATGCCCAATGCCCACGCTGGCTGGCGGCTGCCATCGGTGCACGAAAAGCGGACCCGTTGCAGCATCAGGCGCTGGTTCGCGCCACTGGGGAGCTGTGCAGCGCACCATCCTGA
- a CDS encoding glycogen/starch/alpha-glucan phosphorylase — translation MSQEPLVRDAEVAEFRAAVLAKLTYAVGKDPDHAFDHDWFEAIALAARDHMVEHWMDHTRQIYRKAQKRVYYLSLEFLIGRLLYDSLSNLGLLDIAREALTDLGVDLERIRLLEPDAALGNGGLGRLAACFMESMSTLGVAAHGYGIRYEHGLFRQAIVDGWQQEQTENWLDFGNPWEFERPEVIYPISFGGHVETVQDAGGQQKQVWWPAETVRAVAYDTPVVGWRGSSVNTLRLWRARALEELHLERFNAGDHLGAVAEVARAESISRVLYPADSTEAGQELRLRQEYFFVSASLQDLLRRHQNIHPSLLNLADGAAIQLNDTHPSIAVAELMRLLVDTHAIPWDTAWDITVNTLAYTNHTLLPEALETWPVGLMERMLPRHMQIIYLINAYHIDSLRAKGIHDFDVLRAVSLIEEDNGRRVRMGNLAFLGSHSVNGVSGLHTKLMRSTVFSEMHKLYPDRINNKTNGITFRRWLFQSNGELTSMLVDALGEDVLDHPEQRLVDLEPFADKPDFRKRFAAQRLSSKKALARIIQERLGVVVNPEAMFDVQVKRIHEYKRQLLNLLHTVALYQAIRAEPGTNWVPRVKIFAGKAAASYHQAKLIIKLANDIARTVNNDPTVRGLLKVVFLPNYNVSLAESIIPAADLSEQISTAGYEASGTSNMKFGLNGALTIGTMDGANVEMCERVGAEHMFIFGLTSQQVEARKRSGEFNAGGDIAASHRLNDVLQAIRGGVFSPDDASRYAGLIDGLIAYDRFLVCADFDAYWDAQKRVEDLWHDPAQWWRSAVLNTARMGWFSSDRTIREYAEDIWKALD, via the coding sequence ATGTCTCAGGAACCGCTTGTCCGTGACGCAGAGGTGGCGGAATTTCGCGCCGCTGTACTCGCCAAACTCACATACGCGGTGGGCAAAGACCCCGATCATGCCTTTGATCATGACTGGTTCGAAGCCATCGCCCTGGCGGCCCGCGACCATATGGTCGAGCACTGGATGGACCACACCCGGCAGATCTACCGCAAGGCGCAGAAGCGGGTGTATTACCTGTCCCTGGAATTCCTGATCGGCCGGCTGTTGTATGACAGCCTGAGCAACCTGGGTCTGCTGGACATTGCCCGCGAAGCCCTGACCGACCTGGGGGTGGACCTGGAGCGCATCCGCCTGCTGGAGCCTGACGCAGCATTGGGCAATGGCGGCCTGGGCCGTTTGGCGGCGTGCTTCATGGAAAGCATGTCGACCTTGGGCGTGGCCGCCCACGGCTACGGCATTCGCTATGAACACGGCCTGTTCCGCCAGGCCATCGTCGACGGCTGGCAGCAGGAACAGACCGAGAACTGGCTGGACTTCGGCAACCCCTGGGAGTTCGAGCGCCCCGAGGTGATCTACCCCATCAGCTTCGGCGGCCACGTGGAAACCGTGCAGGACGCCGGGGGCCAGCAGAAGCAAGTGTGGTGGCCGGCCGAGACCGTGCGTGCGGTGGCCTATGACACCCCTGTGGTGGGCTGGCGCGGGTCCAGCGTGAATACCTTGCGCCTGTGGCGTGCCCGGGCGCTGGAAGAACTGCACCTTGAGCGTTTCAATGCCGGTGACCACTTGGGCGCCGTGGCCGAAGTGGCCCGCGCCGAAAGCATTTCCCGGGTCTTGTACCCGGCCGACAGCACCGAAGCCGGGCAGGAATTGCGCCTGCGCCAGGAATACTTCTTCGTCTCGGCCTCGTTGCAGGACCTGCTGCGCCGCCACCAGAACATTCACCCCTCGCTGCTCAACCTGGCCGACGGCGCCGCCATCCAGCTCAACGACACACACCCCTCCATCGCCGTCGCCGAGCTGATGCGTTTGCTGGTGGACACCCACGCCATTCCTTGGGACACCGCCTGGGACATCACCGTCAACACCCTTGCCTACACCAACCACACCCTGCTGCCCGAGGCCCTTGAAACCTGGCCGGTGGGCTTGATGGAGCGCATGCTGCCGCGGCACATGCAGATCATCTATCTGATCAACGCCTACCATATCGATTCGCTGCGAGCCAAAGGCATTCACGATTTCGACGTGCTGCGCGCGGTGTCGCTGATCGAGGAAGACAACGGCCGACGGGTGCGCATGGGCAACCTGGCGTTCCTCGGCTCGCACAGCGTCAATGGCGTGTCGGGGCTGCACACCAAGTTGATGCGCAGCACCGTGTTCTCCGAGATGCACAAGCTGTATCCCGACCGCATCAACAACAAAACCAACGGCATTACCTTCCGCCGCTGGCTGTTCCAGTCCAACGGTGAGCTGACCTCGATGCTGGTGGATGCCCTGGGCGAGGATGTGCTCGACCATCCTGAGCAACGCCTGGTGGACCTGGAACCCTTCGCCGACAAGCCGGATTTCCGCAAACGTTTCGCCGCCCAGCGCCTGAGCAGCAAGAAGGCCCTGGCACGCATCATCCAGGAGCGCCTGGGGGTCGTGGTGAACCCCGAGGCGATGTTCGACGTGCAGGTCAAGCGTATCCACGAGTACAAGCGCCAGTTGCTCAACTTGCTGCATACCGTGGCGCTGTACCAGGCCATTCGCGCCGAGCCTGGCACCAACTGGGTGCCGCGGGTGAAGATCTTCGCCGGCAAGGCCGCAGCCAGTTATCACCAAGCCAAGCTGATCATCAAGCTGGCCAACGACATCGCCCGCACGGTGAACAATGACCCTACCGTGCGGGGGTTGCTCAAGGTGGTGTTCCTGCCCAACTACAACGTCAGCCTGGCTGAAAGCATCATTCCGGCAGCGGACCTGTCCGAGCAGATTTCCACGGCCGGCTACGAGGCTTCGGGCACCAGCAACATGAAATTCGGCCTCAACGGTGCGTTGACCATTGGCACCATGGACGGCGCCAACGTCGAGATGTGCGAGCGGGTAGGGGCCGAGCACATGTTCATCTTCGGCCTGACGTCCCAGCAGGTCGAGGCCCGCAAGCGCAGTGGCGAATTCAACGCCGGGGGGGACATCGCCGCGTCGCACCGCCTCAACGACGTATTGCAGGCGATTCGTGGCGGGGTGTTCTCCCCGGATGACGCCTCGCGCTATGCCGGGTTGATCGATGGCCTGATCGCCTACGACCGCTTCCTGGTGTGCGCCGACTTCGATGCTTACTGGGACGCCCAGAAACGCGTGGAAGACCTCTGGCACGACCCGGCTCAGTGGTGGCGTTCAGCGGTGCTGAACACTGCACGCATGGGTTGGTTCTCGTCTGACCGCACCATCCGCGAATACGCCGAGGATATCTGGAAGGCGCTGGACTGA
- the typA gene encoding translational GTPase TypA, with protein sequence MIENLRNIAIIAHVDHGKTTLVDKLLRQSGTLERNELNDERVMDSNDQEKERGITILAKNTAINWNGYHINIVDTPGHADFGGEVERVMSMVDSVLLLVDAQDGPMPQTRFVTKKAFEAGLKPIVVINKVDRPGARPDWVLDQIFDLFDNLGATDEQLDFKVVYASAINGIAGLDHTDMAEDMTPLYQAVVDHVPPPAVDRDGSFQMQISALDYNSFLGVIGVGRIARGRVKPNTPVVAISADGKRRNGRILKLMGHHGLHRIDVEEAAAGDIVCISGFDELFISDTLCDPLNVEAMKPLTVDEPTVSMTFQVNDSPFCGKEGKFVTSRNIKDRLDKELLYNVALRVEEGDSADKFKVSGRGELHLSVLIETMRREGFELALGRPEVIIREVDGVKQEPFENVTIDIPEDSQGKVMEEMGLRKGDLTNMVPDGKGRVRLEYNIPARGLIGFRNQFLTLTNGAGILTSIFDRYDAVKSGHMSGRQNGVLVSVETGKALTYSLETLQARGKLFVEHGQEIYNGQIVGQNSRDNDLGVNPTKGKKLDNMRASGKDETIALVPPVRFTLEQALEYIQEDELCEVTPKSIRLRKKILDESERTRAAKKAKA encoded by the coding sequence GTGATCGAAAATCTACGTAACATCGCCATCATCGCTCACGTTGACCATGGTAAAACCACCCTGGTAGACAAACTGCTGCGTCAATCCGGCACCCTGGAGCGCAACGAGCTCAACGACGAGCGCGTGATGGACTCCAACGACCAGGAGAAAGAGCGCGGTATTACCATTCTGGCGAAAAACACCGCCATCAACTGGAATGGCTACCACATCAACATCGTCGACACCCCCGGCCACGCCGACTTCGGTGGTGAAGTAGAGCGCGTGATGTCGATGGTCGACTCCGTTCTGCTGCTGGTTGACGCTCAAGACGGCCCTATGCCGCAAACTCGCTTCGTGACCAAGAAGGCTTTCGAAGCCGGTCTGAAGCCGATCGTCGTCATCAACAAGGTTGACCGTCCGGGCGCGCGTCCTGATTGGGTTCTGGACCAGATCTTCGATCTGTTCGACAACCTGGGTGCCACCGACGAACAGCTGGACTTCAAAGTCGTCTACGCCTCGGCCATCAACGGCATCGCCGGCCTGGACCACACCGACATGGCCGAAGACATGACCCCGCTGTACCAGGCGGTGGTCGACCACGTTCCGCCTCCGGCCGTTGACCGTGACGGTTCGTTCCAGATGCAGATCTCGGCACTGGACTACAACAGCTTCCTGGGCGTCATCGGCGTTGGCCGTATCGCACGCGGTCGCGTCAAGCCCAACACCCCGGTTGTGGCGATCAGCGCCGACGGCAAGCGTCGCAACGGCCGTATCCTGAAGCTGATGGGCCACCACGGCCTGCACCGCATCGACGTTGAAGAAGCAGCTGCCGGCGACATCGTCTGCATCAGCGGCTTCGACGAGCTGTTCATCTCCGACACCCTGTGCGACCCACTGAACGTCGAAGCGATGAAGCCGCTGACCGTTGACGAGCCAACCGTTTCCATGACCTTCCAGGTCAACGACTCGCCATTCTGCGGCAAGGAAGGCAAGTTCGTGACGTCCCGCAACATCAAGGACCGTCTGGACAAAGAGCTGCTGTACAACGTTGCACTGCGCGTTGAAGAAGGCGACTCGGCTGACAAGTTCAAGGTTTCCGGCCGTGGTGAGCTGCACCTCTCGGTACTGATCGAAACCATGCGTCGCGAAGGCTTCGAGCTGGCCCTGGGCCGTCCGGAAGTGATCATCCGCGAAGTGGACGGCGTCAAGCAGGAGCCGTTCGAAAACGTCACCATCGACATCCCTGAAGATTCGCAGGGCAAGGTCATGGAAGAGATGGGCCTGCGTAAAGGCGACCTGACCAACATGGTGCCGGATGGCAAAGGCCGTGTTCGTCTGGAATACAACATCCCTGCTCGCGGTCTGATCGGTTTCCGTAACCAGTTCCTGACCCTGACCAACGGTGCTGGCATCCTGACCTCGATCTTCGACCGTTATGACGCCGTCAAGTCCGGCCACATGTCGGGCCGTCAGAACGGTGTTCTGGTTTCGGTTGAAACCGGCAAGGCGCTGACCTACTCGCTGGAAACCCTGCAGGCTCGCGGCAAGCTGTTCGTCGAGCACGGCCAGGAGATCTACAACGGTCAGATCGTCGGCCAGAACAGCCGCGACAACGACCTGGGCGTCAACCCTACCAAGGGCAAGAAGCTCGACAACATGCGTGCTTCGGGTAAAGACGAAACCATCGCCCTGGTTCCACCTGTTCGCTTCACCCTGGAACAGGCCCTGGAATACATCCAGGAAGACGAGCTGTGCGAAGTGACGCCGAAGTCCATCCGTCTTCGCAAGAAGATCCTGGACGAAAGCGAGCGTACCCGCGCTGCCAAGAAAGCCAAGGCTTGA
- a CDS encoding YkgJ family cysteine cluster protein, which produces MKSTLIAAAEIDRLETWQKFTQPMCGACISSCCTLPVEVKIKDLVRIGVVDEFELGDPPKNIAKRLQKDGIVERFNQKSGIFTLQRMSNNDCLYLDRKSRMCTIYDKRPDTCRDHPRIGPRPGYCAYKPKPATF; this is translated from the coding sequence ATGAAAAGCACCCTGATAGCCGCTGCCGAGATTGACCGCCTCGAAACCTGGCAGAAATTCACCCAGCCCATGTGCGGCGCCTGTATTTCGTCCTGCTGCACCCTGCCCGTGGAAGTGAAGATCAAGGACCTGGTGCGCATTGGCGTGGTCGACGAGTTCGAACTGGGCGACCCACCGAAGAACATCGCCAAGCGGTTGCAGAAGGACGGCATCGTCGAGCGCTTCAACCAGAAGTCGGGCATCTTCACCCTGCAGCGCATGAGCAACAATGACTGCCTGTACCTGGACCGCAAGAGCCGCATGTGCACCATCTACGACAAGCGCCCGGACACCTGCCGCGACCACCCGCGCATAGGGCCGCGCCCAGGCTACTGCGCCTACAAGCCAAAGCCTGCGACCTTCTGA
- the glnA gene encoding glutamate--ammonia ligase, translating to MSKSVQLIKDHDVKWIDLRFTDTKGTQHHVTMPARDALEDDFFEVGKMFDGSSIAGWKGIEASDMILLPDDETAVLDPFTEEPTLILVCDIIEPSTMQGYDRDPRAIAHRAEEYLKSTGIGDTVFAGPEPEFFIFDEVKFKSDISGSMFKIFSEQGSWMSDQDVEGGNKGHRPGVKGGYFPVPPFDHDHEIRTAMCNALEEMGQVVEVHHHEVATAGQNEIGVKFNTLVKKADEVQTLKYVVHNVADAYGRTATFMPKPLYGDNGSGMHVHMSIAKDGKNTFAGEGYAGLSDTALYFIGGIIKHGKALNGFTNPSTNSYKRLVPGFEAPVMLAYSARNRSASIRIPYVNSPRGRRIEARFPDPAANPYLAFAALLMAGLDGIQNKIHPGDAADKNLYDLPPEEAKEIPQVCGSLKEALEELDKGRAFLTKGGVFSDDFIDAYIALKSEEEIKVRTFVHPLEYELYYSC from the coding sequence ATGTCGAAGTCGGTTCAACTCATCAAAGATCATGACGTCAAGTGGATTGATCTGCGCTTCACTGACACCAAAGGCACCCAGCACCACGTCACCATGCCAGCCCGTGACGCGCTGGAAGATGACTTCTTCGAAGTCGGCAAGATGTTCGACGGTTCCTCCATCGCTGGCTGGAAAGGCATCGAAGCCTCCGACATGATCCTGCTGCCGGACGACGAAACCGCCGTTCTGGACCCGTTCACCGAAGAGCCTACCCTGATCCTGGTTTGCGACATCATCGAACCTTCGACCATGCAAGGTTACGATCGCGACCCACGTGCCATCGCTCACCGCGCTGAAGAATACCTGAAGTCGACCGGTATCGGTGACACTGTATTCGCCGGCCCGGAGCCAGAGTTCTTCATCTTCGACGAAGTGAAGTTCAAGTCCGACATTTCCGGTTCCATGTTCAAGATCTTCTCCGAACAGGGTTCGTGGATGTCCGACCAGGACGTGGAAGGCGGCAACAAGGGCCACCGTCCAGGCGTCAAGGGCGGCTACTTCCCAGTACCTCCGTTCGACCACGACCACGAAATCCGTACTGCCATGTGCAACGCACTGGAAGAGATGGGCCAGGTCGTTGAAGTCCACCACCACGAAGTGGCGACTGCCGGCCAGAACGAAATCGGCGTCAAGTTCAACACCCTGGTGAAGAAGGCTGACGAAGTCCAGACCCTGAAGTACGTCGTGCACAACGTTGCCGACGCTTACGGTCGCACCGCTACCTTCATGCCAAAGCCTCTGTACGGCGACAACGGCTCGGGCATGCACGTGCACATGTCCATCGCCAAAGATGGCAAGAACACCTTCGCTGGCGAAGGCTATGCCGGCCTGTCCGACACCGCCCTGTACTTCATCGGCGGTATCATCAAGCACGGTAAGGCCCTGAACGGTTTCACCAACCCTTCGACCAACTCGTACAAGCGTCTGGTGCCAGGCTTCGAAGCGCCGGTAATGCTGGCCTACTCGGCCCGTAACCGTTCGGCTTCGATCCGCATTCCTTACGTCAATAGCCCACGTGGCCGTCGTATCGAAGCTCGCTTCCCGGATCCGGCTGCCAACCCATACCTGGCCTTCGCAGCGCTGCTGATGGCCGGCCTGGACGGTATCCAGAACAAGATCCACCCTGGCGACGCTGCTGACAAAAACCTGTATGACCTGCCGCCTGAAGAGGCCAAAGAGATCCCACAAGTTTGCGGCAGCCTGAAAGAAGCCCTGGAAGAGCTGGACAAAGGTCGTGCGTTCCTGACCAAAGGCGGCGTTTTCAGCGACGACTTCATCGACGCTTACATCGCCCTGAAAAGCGAAGAAGAAATCAAGGTTCGTACCTTCGTACACCCACTGGAATACGAGCTGTACTACAGCTGCTGA